Proteins from a genomic interval of Pseudomonas sp. RC10:
- the bglX gene encoding beta-glucosidase BglX produces MNKLCLLSLVIGLASQSAWAETAVKPASNASTLQAKNAFIANLMKQMTLDEKIGQLRLISIGPEMPKSEIVKEIAAGRIGGTFNSVVLPDNRAMQDAAVLHSRTKIPMFFAFDVVHGQRTIFPISLGLASTWDMDAVTRAGRVSAIEAAADGVDMTFAPMVDITRDARWGRSSEGFGEDTYLVSRLSATMTRAFQGTSTQAPNSIMAAVKHFALYGAVEGGRDYNTVDMSPVRMQQDYLPPYRAAIDAGAGGVMVALNSINGVPSTANAWLLQDVLRKDWGFKGVTVSDHGAIKELIDHGVAKDFREAAKLAIKAGVDLSMNDKAYGEELPALVKSGEVSVQEVDNAVREVLGAKWEMGLFANPYLRIGAAVDDPADRDAENRLHRAEARDVARRSVVLLKNDNGTLPLKKQGTIAVVGPLAKSSLDMLGSWSAAGLARQTVSAYDGLANAVGDKAKLLYAPGTNVTDNQEAIAYLDKMDDQIHIDGRPEQDMIDEAVKVAQQSDVVVAMVGESRNMSHEAASRVDLVLPGRQRDLIKALKATGKPLVIVLMNGRPLALGEENKQADAMVESWFLGTEGGNALADVLFGDYNPSGKLPMTFPRSVGQVPAYYNHLNTGRPYRPNDSNYTSNYFEEPTSPLFPFGYGLSYTQFSVSDIVLSINKMTRKDKLTATVQVKNTGKVAGETVVQLYLRDVAASLSRPVKELKNFQKIMLKPGEEKAVSFTLTEEDLKFFNPSLKYAAEAGDFKLMIGLDSEDVKETTFTLQ; encoded by the coding sequence ATGAATAAGCTGTGTTTACTGAGTCTTGTCATCGGTCTGGCCAGTCAGTCCGCCTGGGCTGAAACCGCCGTCAAACCCGCCAGTAATGCCTCCACGCTGCAAGCCAAGAATGCGTTCATCGCCAACCTGATGAAGCAGATGACGCTGGACGAGAAGATCGGCCAATTGCGCCTCATCAGCATCGGACCGGAAATGCCGAAGTCGGAAATCGTCAAGGAAATCGCGGCGGGCCGGATCGGCGGGACGTTCAACTCCGTGGTACTGCCAGACAACCGCGCGATGCAAGATGCCGCAGTGCTTCACAGCCGCACGAAAATCCCGATGTTCTTCGCCTTCGACGTGGTCCACGGCCAGCGCACCATTTTCCCGATCAGCCTGGGATTGGCATCGACCTGGGACATGGACGCGGTGACCCGAGCCGGACGCGTATCGGCTATCGAAGCCGCCGCCGATGGCGTGGACATGACCTTCGCGCCCATGGTCGACATCACCCGTGACGCCCGTTGGGGCCGCAGTTCAGAAGGCTTCGGCGAAGACACCTATCTGGTCTCGCGCCTCTCGGCCACCATGACCCGCGCCTTCCAGGGCACCAGCACCCAGGCGCCGAACAGCATCATGGCGGCGGTCAAACACTTCGCGTTGTACGGCGCGGTCGAAGGCGGCCGCGACTACAACACCGTGGACATGAGCCCGGTGCGCATGCAACAGGACTACCTGCCGCCGTACCGCGCCGCGATTGATGCGGGCGCCGGTGGCGTGATGGTCGCGCTGAACTCGATCAACGGCGTGCCCTCCACCGCCAACGCATGGCTTCTGCAAGACGTGCTGCGCAAGGACTGGGGTTTCAAAGGTGTGACCGTCAGCGACCACGGCGCCATCAAGGAACTGATCGATCACGGCGTCGCCAAGGATTTCCGCGAAGCCGCGAAGTTGGCGATCAAGGCTGGCGTCGACCTGAGCATGAACGACAAGGCGTACGGCGAAGAATTGCCCGCGCTGGTGAAGAGCGGCGAAGTGTCGGTTCAGGAAGTCGACAATGCCGTGCGTGAAGTCCTCGGCGCGAAATGGGAAATGGGCCTGTTCGCCAACCCGTACCTGCGCATTGGCGCCGCAGTCGACGACCCGGCCGACCGCGATGCCGAAAACCGCCTGCATCGCGCCGAGGCTCGTGACGTTGCGCGCCGCAGCGTGGTCCTGCTGAAGAACGACAACGGCACCCTCCCCCTCAAGAAACAAGGCACCATCGCCGTGGTCGGCCCACTGGCGAAAAGCTCGCTGGACATGCTCGGCAGCTGGTCGGCTGCGGGCCTGGCCCGTCAGACCGTCAGCGCTTACGACGGTCTGGCCAATGCCGTCGGCGACAAGGCCAAGCTGCTTTACGCACCGGGTACCAATGTCACGGACAATCAGGAAGCCATCGCTTACCTGGACAAAATGGACGACCAGATTCACATCGACGGCCGTCCCGAGCAGGACATGATCGATGAAGCGGTCAAGGTCGCTCAGCAGTCGGATGTGGTGGTTGCCATGGTCGGTGAGTCCCGCAACATGTCCCACGAGGCCGCCAGCCGTGTCGATCTGGTGCTCCCGGGCCGTCAACGCGACCTGATCAAAGCGCTCAAGGCCACCGGCAAACCGCTGGTTATCGTGCTGATGAATGGCCGTCCACTGGCGCTGGGTGAAGAAAACAAACAGGCTGATGCGATGGTCGAGAGCTGGTTCCTCGGTACCGAAGGCGGTAACGCGCTGGCAGACGTGCTGTTCGGCGATTACAACCCGTCGGGCAAACTGCCGATGACGTTCCCGCGTTCCGTGGGTCAGGTCCCTGCGTACTACAACCATCTGAACACCGGCCGTCCGTATCGCCCGAATGATTCGAACTACACGTCGAACTACTTCGAAGAGCCGACCAGCCCGCTGTTCCCGTTCGGTTACGGTCTGAGCTACACCCAGTTCAGCGTTTCGGACATCGTGCTGTCGATCAACAAGATGACCCGCAAAGACAAGCTGACCGCCACGGTTCAGGTGAAGAATACCGGCAAGGTCGCGGGCGAAACCGTGGTCCAGCTGTACCTGCGTGACGTGGCAGCGTCGTTGAGCCGTCCGGTGAAAGAGCTGAAGAACTTCCAGAAGATCATGCTGAAGCCGGGCGAAGAAAAAGCCGTGAGCTTCACGCTGACCGAGGAAGACTTGAAGTTCTTCAACCCGTCGCTGAAATACGCTGCTGAGGCAGGTGACTTCAAGCTAATGATCGGTCTTGACTCTGAAGACGTGAAAGAGACCACTTTCACCCTGCAATAG
- a CDS encoding LemA family protein: MQIERYGHIRGSRYNLSLALLMLLSTLLAGCGINNIPTYDEQVKSAWAQVQNQYQRRADLIPNLVETVKGYAKQEQDTLTAVIEARAKATSIQVDASTLNDPAKLKQFQDAQGQLTGALSRLMVVSERYPDLKSNQNFLSLQSQLEGTENRIAVARRDFIAAVEKYNTEIRTFPGRIWHSVMYSDLPIRPNFEATAADADKAPQVKF, from the coding sequence ATGCAAATCGAGCGTTATGGGCACATTAGGGGCAGTCGTTACAATTTGTCACTGGCATTGCTGATGCTACTGAGCACCCTGCTGGCGGGGTGTGGCATCAACAACATTCCGACCTACGACGAACAGGTCAAATCGGCCTGGGCGCAAGTGCAGAACCAGTACCAGCGTCGAGCTGATCTGATTCCCAACCTGGTGGAGACCGTGAAGGGCTACGCCAAACAGGAGCAGGACACCCTGACCGCAGTGATCGAAGCGCGGGCCAAGGCGACGTCGATTCAGGTGGATGCCAGCACGTTGAATGATCCGGCCAAACTCAAGCAGTTCCAGGACGCCCAAGGTCAGCTCACCGGCGCGTTAAGCCGGTTGATGGTGGTCTCCGAGCGCTACCCGGACCTGAAATCCAACCAGAACTTCCTCTCATTGCAGTCGCAGCTCGAAGGCACGGAAAACCGCATTGCTGTGGCCCGTCGTGATTTCATCGCTGCCGTCGAGAAATACAACACGGAAATCCGTACCTTCCCCGGTCGCATCTGGCATTCGGTGATGTACAGCGATTTGCCGATTCGTCCCAACTTCGAAGCCACTGCCGCGGACGCCGACAAGGCCCCGCAAGTGAAATTCTGA
- a CDS encoding TPM domain-containing protein, giving the protein MQWARRGVAVALLAMLVGVFAQQSVAEIKFPPLSGRVVDTADMIDNPGREHLSQMLRAHEELTTEQVVVVTVPNLQGSTIEDYGYQLGRYWGIGQQGKDNGALLIVAKEERKVRIEVGYGLEDRLTDAQSSVIINQIITPAFKQGDFVGGINKGTEAIIQVLGGDPLAEPVVGATGGDDVTDWRMSLLFFVLFVAAAYISIRWGGGIGFIGSGGSGGFGSGGSSSRGSGSGGMSGGGGSFGGGGASGGW; this is encoded by the coding sequence ATGCAGTGGGCGCGGCGGGGCGTCGCGGTCGCATTGCTGGCAATGCTGGTGGGTGTGTTCGCCCAGCAGAGCGTCGCCGAGATCAAGTTTCCACCGTTGAGCGGCCGCGTGGTCGACACAGCGGACATGATCGACAACCCCGGCAGAGAGCATCTGTCCCAGATGCTGCGGGCGCACGAAGAGTTGACCACCGAGCAGGTCGTGGTGGTCACGGTGCCCAATCTCCAAGGCAGCACGATCGAGGACTATGGCTATCAGCTCGGGCGCTACTGGGGCATCGGCCAGCAGGGCAAAGACAACGGCGCGCTGCTGATCGTCGCCAAGGAAGAGCGCAAGGTGCGGATTGAGGTCGGGTACGGCCTGGAAGATCGTCTGACCGATGCGCAGTCATCGGTGATCATCAATCAGATCATCACGCCGGCATTCAAACAGGGTGATTTTGTCGGCGGCATCAACAAAGGCACGGAGGCCATCATTCAGGTCTTGGGCGGTGATCCGCTCGCCGAGCCGGTGGTGGGCGCGACGGGCGGGGATGACGTGACCGACTGGCGCATGAGCCTGCTGTTCTTCGTGCTGTTCGTGGCGGCAGCGTATATCAGCATCCGTTGGGGCGGAGGAATCGGCTTCATTGGCTCGGGCGGTTCAGGCGGCTTCGGATCGGGGGGCTCAAGTTCTCGCGGCTCGGGCTCCGGCGGCATGAGCGGAGGTGGTGGCAGTTTTGGTGGGGGCGGCGCCTCCGGTGGCTGGTAG
- a CDS encoding SAM-dependent methyltransferase has product MSATAPAVLSAQDHRAQFLSLLDTCLTQNSLIKLVLAKYVGSEADLQRIIIKPTTIKDQPCLSFVYRYRTRDITKNHPLTEAQALIANLLPEAFKNAHLLSLTDEVQLEFSKKGKSTLFRNTSQQQREAPSAEHDREKKRYLELSRPFLTDLGVTNKQHELIPAMSRKWKQINKFIEVFSHALANSPIALDKPVTVADFGSGKGYLTFAIHDYLRNTLQVEGEVTGVELREDMVTLCNNAAERLEHPGLVFKCGDVRSVVPGELDVMIALHACDIATDYAIHTGIRSGASIIMCSPCCHKQIRLQIQSPSLLKPMLQYGLHMGQQAEMVTDALRALLLEACGYETKVFEFISLEHTNKNKMILAVKRATPADPVELLAKIRELKAFYNIQEQCLETLLQADGLLG; this is encoded by the coding sequence ATGTCCGCTACTGCCCCCGCCGTCTTGTCTGCGCAGGATCACCGCGCCCAGTTCCTGAGCCTGCTCGACACCTGCCTGACCCAGAACTCGCTGATCAAGCTGGTGCTGGCCAAGTATGTCGGCAGCGAGGCCGACCTGCAGCGGATCATCATCAAGCCGACCACGATCAAGGATCAGCCATGCCTGTCCTTCGTCTATCGATACAGGACCCGCGACATCACCAAGAATCACCCCCTGACTGAAGCCCAGGCACTGATCGCCAATCTGCTGCCCGAGGCCTTCAAGAACGCCCATTTGCTGTCGCTGACTGACGAAGTGCAGCTGGAATTCAGCAAGAAAGGCAAAAGTACGCTGTTTCGCAACACGTCCCAGCAGCAGCGTGAAGCGCCCTCCGCCGAGCACGATCGCGAGAAGAAGCGCTATTTGGAGTTGAGCCGTCCGTTCCTCACCGACTTGGGTGTCACCAATAAACAGCACGAGCTGATTCCGGCGATGTCGCGCAAATGGAAGCAGATCAACAAGTTCATCGAGGTGTTTTCCCATGCCCTGGCCAACTCGCCCATCGCGCTCGACAAGCCAGTAACGGTTGCCGACTTCGGTTCGGGGAAGGGCTACCTGACCTTCGCGATCCACGATTACCTGCGCAACACGTTGCAGGTAGAGGGCGAAGTGACCGGCGTCGAATTGCGTGAGGACATGGTCACCCTGTGCAACAACGCCGCCGAGCGGCTGGAGCATCCGGGGCTGGTGTTCAAATGCGGTGATGTGCGCTCCGTCGTGCCGGGAGAGCTGGACGTGATGATCGCGTTGCACGCCTGCGATATCGCCACCGATTATGCGATCCATACCGGCATTCGCTCCGGTGCGTCGATCATCATGTGTTCGCCGTGCTGCCACAAACAGATCCGGCTGCAGATCCAGAGCCCAAGCCTGCTCAAGCCGATGCTGCAATACGGTTTGCACATGGGGCAGCAGGCGGAAATGGTGACCGACGCCTTACGGGCGTTGTTGCTGGAAGCCTGTGGTTATGAGACCAAGGTGTTCGAGTTCATTTCGCTGGAACACACCAACAAGAACAAGATGATTCTGGCGGTTAAACGCGCCACGCCAGCGGACCCTGTCGAGTTGCTGGCGAAGATTCGGGAATTGAAGGCGTTCTACAACATTCAGGAGCAGTGCCTGGAGACGTTGCTCCAGGCAGATGGCCTGCTCGGCTAG
- a CDS encoding DMT family transporter, which produces MSSRENTGMILGLVGVVIFSLTLPMTRIVVQEIHPLLNGLGRALVAAIPAAALLLWRREKLPTFAQFKALLVVALGVIIGFPVLSAWAMKTLPASHGALVNGLQPLLVAIYAAWLSHERPSRAFWICAAMGSVLVLGYALISGAGNLQAGDLLMVGAVAVGGLGYAEGGRLAKQMGGWQVICWALVISIPVLIIPVGYLASQHQGAISMGTWWAFGYVSLFSQFIGFFAWYAGLAMGGIARVSQIQLVQLFFTMAFSALFFGEHIDPITWFFAAGVVVTLAIGRKTAVIAPKPVVATRV; this is translated from the coding sequence ATGTCTTCTCGCGAAAACACCGGCATGATCCTCGGATTGGTCGGGGTGGTGATCTTCAGCCTTACCCTGCCCATGACCCGCATCGTCGTTCAGGAAATCCACCCGCTACTCAACGGCCTGGGCCGAGCGCTCGTCGCGGCGATCCCGGCAGCCGCCCTTTTGCTGTGGCGACGGGAAAAGCTGCCGACCTTCGCACAATTCAAGGCACTGCTGGTCGTCGCGCTGGGTGTGATCATCGGCTTCCCGGTCCTGTCGGCTTGGGCGATGAAGACGTTGCCAGCTTCCCACGGCGCCTTGGTCAACGGGCTGCAACCGTTGCTGGTCGCCATCTACGCCGCGTGGCTGTCCCATGAACGCCCTTCCCGTGCATTCTGGATCTGTGCGGCGATGGGCAGCGTGTTGGTGTTGGGCTACGCGCTGATCAGCGGTGCCGGGAATCTGCAAGCCGGGGATTTGTTGATGGTCGGCGCTGTGGCGGTGGGGGGACTGGGTTATGCCGAAGGCGGCCGGCTGGCGAAGCAGATGGGAGGCTGGCAAGTGATCTGCTGGGCGCTGGTGATTTCAATCCCGGTACTGATCATCCCTGTCGGCTACCTGGCGTCTCAGCACCAAGGGGCCATTTCCATGGGCACATGGTGGGCATTCGGTTATGTATCGCTGTTCTCGCAGTTCATCGGTTTCTTCGCCTGGTATGCCGGGTTGGCAATGGGCGGGATTGCACGGGTGAGTCAGATCCAGCTGGTGCAGCTGTTCTTCACCATGGCCTTTTCGGCGCTGTTTTTCGGTGAGCACATCGACCCGATAACATGGTTCTTTGCCGCTGGCGTCGTCGTGACATTGGCCATCGGACGCAAGACCGCCGTCATCGCGCCGAAACCCGTGGTCGCCACCCGAGTCTAG
- a CDS encoding DUF4917 family protein, which yields MEFTDFDAELADWSQLQTDHPCTGLLLGNGASLAVWKNFAYDSLFELAQTTRNKPLSPTELALFKSMETENFEPVLSGLKVAMRVNAALTIGSSSPRNRYFAIKEALIHGIRSAHIPWRLMEPSTIAHISQALSQYTTVYSTNYDLLAYWAVMHGAQPFDDLFDEDAEFNLHRTDSHATRILYLHGGMHLVKNFDGTARKLQSSESTLLGSFAVNALDDVPLFVCEGRSEDKMKIIRGSDYLSYCHAQLARHQGDLCLFGHTLGKQDRHILNAILQARPKTLAISVLPRSEAFIQHRKRHYSALFEGQNIELKFFDATSHPLGKPELSMPVARLKETVELKRG from the coding sequence ATGGAATTCACCGATTTTGATGCCGAACTGGCCGACTGGAGCCAGTTGCAGACAGACCATCCCTGCACAGGATTGCTGCTGGGTAACGGCGCCAGTCTGGCCGTGTGGAAAAACTTCGCCTATGACTCGTTGTTCGAACTGGCCCAGACGACCCGGAACAAGCCCCTGAGTCCCACCGAACTGGCGCTGTTCAAATCGATGGAGACCGAAAACTTCGAACCGGTGCTCAGTGGCCTCAAGGTCGCAATGCGGGTGAACGCGGCCCTGACCATTGGCTCGTCATCACCTCGCAATCGCTATTTCGCGATCAAGGAAGCGCTGATTCACGGCATCCGCTCGGCGCACATCCCGTGGCGTTTGATGGAGCCCTCTACTATCGCTCACATCAGCCAGGCCCTGAGCCAGTACACCACCGTCTACTCGACCAACTACGATCTATTGGCCTACTGGGCGGTGATGCACGGCGCCCAGCCGTTCGACGACCTGTTCGACGAAGACGCCGAATTCAACCTTCACCGAACCGACAGCCACGCCACCCGCATCCTCTACCTGCACGGCGGGATGCATCTGGTGAAAAACTTCGATGGCACCGCGCGGAAATTGCAGTCCTCGGAAAGCACGCTGCTGGGCAGTTTCGCCGTCAACGCGCTGGACGACGTGCCCCTGTTCGTCTGCGAAGGCCGTAGCGAAGACAAGATGAAGATCATCCGCGGCTCGGATTACCTGTCCTACTGCCACGCGCAACTGGCCCGGCATCAGGGTGACTTATGCCTCTTTGGCCATACGCTGGGCAAACAGGATAGGCACATCCTCAATGCCATCCTGCAAGCGAGACCGAAAACCCTCGCCATCTCCGTGCTGCCCCGCAGTGAAGCGTTCATTCAGCACCGCAAGCGGCATTACAGCGCGCTGTTCGAAGGGCAGAACATTGAGCTGAAGTTTTTTGATGCAACGAGCCATCCACTAGGGAAACCGGAATTGTCGATGCCGGTGGCTCGGTTGAAGGAAACGGTGGAGTTGAAGAGGGGATGA
- a CDS encoding DUF2188 domain-containing protein, with the protein MQSTVLKTHLNGYDVINVNNGPWRVCTHHDRLGSFDTREEAMAYAASLPVYKERSAPSADADDMTEKKGAGAEGETKH; encoded by the coding sequence ATGCAAAGCACGGTACTCAAAACGCATCTCAACGGTTACGACGTCATCAACGTCAACAACGGGCCGTGGCGGGTTTGCACCCATCACGACCGGCTTGGCTCATTCGACACGCGCGAGGAGGCCATGGCTTACGCGGCCTCGTTGCCTGTGTACAAAGAAAGGTCTGCGCCGAGTGCCGACGCTGATGACATGACCGAGAAGAAAGGGGCGGGAGCGGAGGGAGAGACGAAGCACTAA
- a CDS encoding transcriptional regulator, with the protein MNIKPIRNDDDLRQALTRLEVVFQAEEGTPEADEMEILVTLIEVYENKHYPIHVSDPVEAIKFRMEQQGLTPRDLEPYIGPSGRVSEVLNRKRSLSLGMIKRLHDGLHIPYESLFAGFA; encoded by the coding sequence ATGAATATTAAGCCTATTCGTAATGACGACGATCTGCGCCAAGCGCTTACCCGGCTCGAGGTGGTATTTCAGGCTGAGGAGGGAACGCCTGAGGCGGATGAAATGGAGATCCTCGTCACGCTGATCGAGGTATATGAAAACAAGCATTACCCGATCCATGTCAGTGACCCGGTTGAAGCCATTAAATTTCGAATGGAACAACAGGGGCTCACACCGCGAGACCTTGAACCCTACATAGGGCCTAGCGGGCGGGTGTCTGAAGTGTTGAATCGCAAGCGGAGCCTCAGTTTGGGGATGATCAAACGGCTTCACGACGGACTGCACATCCCTTATGAAAGCCTGTTTGCAGGCTTTGCGTGA
- a CDS encoding type II toxin-antitoxin system HigB family toxin has product MRIIAKSSLVRFWQEPGKEDSRSSLESWHDETARAEWRTPQDVKDHFGTASICGNNRVVFNISSNKYRLVTEMQYRAGIVWVKFIGTHKRYDEIDVETINEY; this is encoded by the coding sequence ATGCGGATTATTGCTAAAAGCTCATTGGTCAGATTCTGGCAGGAGCCTGGAAAAGAGGATTCGAGATCGTCCCTCGAAAGCTGGCACGACGAAACGGCGAGAGCTGAATGGCGAACCCCGCAAGACGTCAAAGATCATTTTGGCACTGCTAGCATCTGCGGTAACAATCGAGTGGTCTTCAACATCAGCAGCAATAAATACCGCCTGGTGACAGAAATGCAGTACCGGGCTGGCATCGTCTGGGTGAAATTCATCGGAACGCATAAGCGGTATGACGAGATTGATGTGGAGACAATCAATGAATATTAA
- a CDS encoding TonB-dependent receptor, which yields MRFIIFHVSYANAKQPSQNALNLWTTYKLPLDLSVSYGVRYVDEVKICRGQGAALTRNGETTVPDYVVHDAMVSWQATRDLDVRMNVNNLFDKYYWSPTTAAAAATGCRARYAG from the coding sequence ATGCGATTTATTATCTTCCACGTCAGCTACGCCAACGCCAAACAACCCTCCCAAAACGCGCTCAACCTCTGGACGACGTACAAACTGCCGCTGGACCTGTCGGTCAGCTACGGCGTGCGCTATGTCGATGAGGTAAAAATCTGTCGTGGCCAAGGCGCTGCGCTGACCCGCAACGGCGAGACGACTGTGCCGGACTACGTGGTACACGACGCGATGGTCAGTTGGCAGGCCACCCGCGATCTCGATGTGCGGATGAACGTCAACAACCTGTTCGACAAATACTACTGGTCCCCTACAACGGCGGCGGCCGCGGCTACGGGGTGCCGGGCGCGGTACGCGGGCTGA
- a CDS encoding LysR substrate-binding domain-containing protein has protein sequence MDVIDLKVVDAVARHGSMNKAAVELNTVQSNVSSRIRSLEDELGVSLFQRSAKGVQITPAGRRVLPYAARLAKLLSDASAAARDDGKPTGVLEIGTLETTLALRLPLLIARFAKAWPEVRPVVRTGTTSSLIQDVVDCKLEGAFVAGPVSHPELQADTVFNEELVLVTSRAVRTLEGVAAISHLKTVVFRVGCSYRQRLDGLLASLGMVAPEPLEFGSIDAIIACVSAGVGITLLPRGVVAHAWQEGLVAVHEIPPAFAQVETVFVRRLDGHFSSALATFLDSVHTEGQARGSNIRQLA, from the coding sequence GTGGACGTGATTGATCTGAAGGTCGTCGACGCCGTCGCCCGGCATGGCAGCATGAACAAGGCGGCGGTGGAGTTGAACACGGTGCAATCGAATGTCTCGTCGAGAATTCGCTCGCTGGAAGACGAACTGGGCGTTTCGCTGTTTCAGCGCAGCGCCAAGGGCGTTCAGATCACCCCGGCAGGGCGCCGTGTTTTGCCCTATGCCGCCAGGCTTGCCAAGTTGCTGTCTGACGCGTCGGCCGCCGCCCGGGACGACGGAAAGCCCACCGGCGTGTTGGAAATCGGCACGCTGGAAACCACCCTTGCACTTCGTCTGCCATTGCTCATCGCGCGCTTCGCCAAGGCTTGGCCTGAGGTTCGCCCTGTGGTGCGCACCGGAACGACCAGCAGCCTGATTCAGGACGTTGTCGACTGCAAGCTCGAAGGCGCGTTTGTGGCCGGGCCGGTCAGCCACCCGGAATTGCAGGCCGACACCGTGTTCAATGAGGAACTGGTACTGGTGACCTCCCGCGCGGTTCGCACGCTTGAGGGCGTCGCCGCTATCTCGCATTTGAAAACGGTGGTGTTCCGCGTGGGGTGCTCTTATCGCCAACGGTTGGATGGGCTGTTGGCGAGCCTGGGCATGGTCGCGCCGGAGCCGCTTGAGTTCGGATCGATCGATGCGATCATCGCCTGCGTGTCAGCGGGGGTAGGGATCACGCTGCTTCCAAGAGGGGTGGTCGCCCACGCATGGCAGGAAGGTCTGGTCGCGGTTCACGAAATCCCGCCTGCCTTCGCGCAGGTCGAGACTGTGTTTGTGCGACGTCTCGATGGCCACTTTTCCAGCGCGCTGGCGACCTTTCTCGACAGCGTGCACACAGAAGGGCAGGCGCGAGGGTCGAACATTCGGCAGCTCGCGTGA
- a CDS encoding YbfB/YjiJ family MFS transporter, whose product MEKAHAPSLAATAQDRSHNTRWGIAAGFLATLVGIGLARFAYTPLLPAIIDAGWFDASKAAYLGAANLAGYLIGALTGRVMADKSSTAFTLRAMMLLASVAFLACGFPVSYVWFFVWRLLSGISGGALMVLAAPAVLAHVSPAKRGLAGGIIFMGVGVGIAASGTLVPLLLQQGLKQTWLGLGLICLVFTALAWKGWPTHEATPVNATHHPRQSKNTTLKALYAEYALNAAGWVPHMIFLVAFVAHGLNKGLEVGAQYWVLFGIGATLGPLLAGVLADRVGFGLALRLSFILEGVCVCIPALGLGTPWLMASSVVVGAFVTGTVPLVLGRVHELLVHHPAQQAAAWRTATVGFALFQAVAAYGFSYLFAYSGSNYALLFVIGTGAIALAFLIDIVAARSPVETAR is encoded by the coding sequence ATGGAAAAGGCTCACGCACCCTCCCTCGCTGCAACGGCTCAAGATCGTTCCCATAACACCAGATGGGGGATCGCGGCGGGGTTTCTCGCGACGCTGGTCGGGATCGGTCTGGCGCGCTTTGCCTATACACCTCTGTTGCCCGCCATCATTGATGCGGGCTGGTTCGATGCGTCCAAGGCCGCCTATCTGGGCGCTGCCAATCTTGCGGGTTATTTGATCGGCGCGCTGACGGGTCGGGTAATGGCAGACAAATCGTCCACAGCCTTCACGCTCAGGGCCATGATGCTACTCGCCAGTGTTGCGTTTCTGGCTTGCGGTTTTCCGGTTTCCTACGTGTGGTTCTTTGTTTGGCGTCTGCTGTCGGGGATTTCCGGCGGGGCGTTGATGGTGTTGGCCGCGCCCGCCGTCTTGGCCCATGTTTCACCCGCCAAGAGAGGGCTGGCGGGCGGGATCATCTTCATGGGCGTCGGTGTCGGTATCGCGGCGTCGGGCACACTCGTGCCGCTCTTGCTGCAGCAAGGGTTGAAGCAGACATGGCTGGGGCTGGGCCTGATTTGTCTGGTGTTCACGGCGCTCGCCTGGAAAGGTTGGCCGACGCACGAAGCGACGCCCGTTAACGCCACTCATCACCCTCGCCAATCGAAGAACACCACACTCAAAGCCTTGTACGCCGAATACGCGCTGAACGCGGCGGGCTGGGTGCCGCACATGATTTTTCTGGTGGCATTCGTTGCCCATGGCCTGAATAAGGGGCTCGAAGTCGGCGCGCAATATTGGGTGCTGTTTGGCATTGGCGCGACCCTCGGGCCTTTGCTCGCCGGGGTGTTGGCGGACCGGGTAGGCTTCGGTCTGGCGCTGCGCCTGTCGTTCATTCTGGAAGGCGTGTGCGTGTGCATTCCCGCGCTGGGGCTCGGCACACCCTGGCTGATGGCGTCGAGTGTCGTGGTCGGCGCTTTCGTCACCGGGACGGTGCCATTGGTATTGGGCCGCGTGCACGAATTGCTCGTACACCACCCGGCTCAGCAAGCTGCAGCGTGGCGCACCGCAACGGTGGGGTTCGCCCTGTTTCAGGCTGTGGCGGCGTACGGCTTTTCGTACCTGTTCGCCTACAGCGGCAGCAACTACGCGCTGCTGTTCGTGATCGGCACGGGGGCCATTGCACTCGCGTTCTTGATCGACATCGTGGCAGCGCGCAGCCCGGTTGAAACCGCTCGCTAA